In Leptolyngbya sp. SIO1E4, one DNA window encodes the following:
- a CDS encoding Rieske 2Fe-2S domain-containing protein: MTAIKDAIAPQLSQNPLATGGSDPSYFDWAEAWHPVHYVEDLDKTRPTRFTLLEQDIVIWWDPHAESWRVFADQCPHRLAPLSEGRVNEAGLLECPYHGWAFAGDGACEHIPQQAAKGEAALSQRACATSMPTAVHQGLLFVYPGKTENAAQVPIPTIQPVETEPDGWVILNTFRDLPYDALTLLENVLDASHIPYTHHKTVGKRENAAPMEMEVLESGKQGFRGIWPEGPRKGQLGTQYTTFVAPSLMYHDLTSKQFGRTLTAVYATPIRKGECRLFARFPFKFSSKLPGFFIKLTPQWASHIGNNRVLEDDQIFLHIQERLLEKAGVGTASSEENRSYAQTCYLPTQADRYVIAFRKWISEFAADPFPGQPLPPELSTEALLDRYHSHTKHCKSCRSALRRLQQIRTGTLVISAIAWSLIPLVVALSGSFPGLPVLAGALLTGIPLTAGALWLWLGKLEQKFYKGEAIPPRNAKSA; this comes from the coding sequence ATGACGGCTATCAAAGACGCGATCGCGCCCCAACTGTCTCAAAACCCTCTTGCCACTGGCGGCTCAGATCCCAGTTACTTTGACTGGGCTGAAGCGTGGCACCCTGTCCATTATGTTGAAGACCTGGACAAAACTCGACCCACGCGCTTTACCCTGTTGGAGCAGGACATCGTGATTTGGTGGGATCCACACGCTGAATCCTGGCGTGTCTTTGCCGATCAGTGTCCCCATCGTCTGGCCCCCCTATCGGAGGGGCGCGTCAACGAGGCTGGCCTGTTGGAGTGCCCGTATCACGGCTGGGCATTTGCGGGCGACGGCGCGTGTGAACACATCCCACAACAGGCGGCTAAAGGCGAGGCTGCTCTATCGCAGCGGGCCTGTGCCACCTCCATGCCAACAGCCGTGCATCAAGGACTTCTCTTTGTGTATCCTGGCAAAACTGAGAATGCAGCCCAGGTACCCATTCCCACCATTCAGCCTGTAGAAACAGAGCCCGATGGCTGGGTCATCCTTAACACCTTCCGCGATTTGCCCTACGACGCGCTGACGCTGTTAGAGAACGTCCTGGATGCCAGCCATATTCCTTACACCCATCACAAAACGGTTGGCAAACGTGAAAATGCTGCGCCCATGGAAATGGAAGTTCTAGAGTCCGGCAAGCAAGGCTTTCGCGGCATCTGGCCAGAGGGGCCACGTAAAGGGCAGTTAGGTACCCAGTACACCACCTTTGTCGCTCCATCGCTGATGTATCACGATCTCACATCCAAGCAGTTTGGGCGTACATTGACAGCGGTTTATGCAACCCCTATCCGCAAAGGAGAATGCCGCCTATTTGCCCGGTTTCCCTTCAAGTTTTCCTCTAAGCTGCCTGGCTTTTTCATCAAGCTGACGCCTCAATGGGCCAGCCACATTGGCAATAATCGTGTGTTAGAAGACGATCAAATCTTTTTACACATCCAGGAAAGACTGCTTGAAAAAGCTGGCGTTGGGACAGCGTCTTCCGAGGAGAATCGATCCTACGCCCAAACCTGTTACCTGCCGACCCAAGCCGATCGCTACGTCATTGCCTTCCGTAAGTGGATTAGTGAATTTGCCGCGGATCCTTTTCCAGGGCAGCCCCTTCCTCCAGAATTGTCTACGGAGGCGCTGCTTGATCGCTACCATTCCCACACCAAACACTGCAAAAGCTGTCGGTCAGCACTGCGACGCCTCCAACAGATTCGAACTGGCACGTTGGTGATCAGTGCGATCGCGTGGTCTCTCATTCCCTTGGTGGTTGCTCTGTCTGGTTCCTTCCCAGGGCTACCGGTACTGGCTGGTGCTCTCCTGACAGGCATTCCTTTGACCGCAGGCGCTCTTTGGCTATGGCTAGGGAAGCTAGAGCAGAAGTTCTATAAAGGCGAGGCTATCCCCCCACGGAATGCCAAATCTGCATAA
- a CDS encoding DUF4114 domain-containing protein: MKRHMSTLGLSAIAAVVAIAAPSTASAATLSQQATNLLQLDPNDSQYGDSYTSVLNAYDSQASDYGLSFDDWLAINSSVNNERAAYGTDGAKLDELVALDVSDLTWEAGARDVEVFFINEGAGYRNQFGYSTASPTASGNSGLLDFWNDDVEVVWSDVSSQNSILSNGDGPLALGQGYMVGDVAAGDTVNFFLRNPHSKVFDGLSADSTRNGDGLQHVTTYQYGEFLVLAYEDIYGGGDKDYNDVVIAVKGLTDTETADVPEPGSALALLGLGVVGTVIRRKQANRA; this comes from the coding sequence ATGAAACGTCACATGTCTACTCTAGGGCTGTCTGCGATTGCAGCGGTGGTTGCAATCGCTGCTCCTTCTACCGCTAGCGCCGCGACTCTCTCTCAACAAGCAACAAATTTGCTGCAGTTAGACCCCAACGATAGTCAGTATGGTGATAGCTACACTAGCGTCCTGAACGCTTATGACAGCCAAGCTTCCGATTATGGCCTCTCCTTCGACGATTGGTTGGCCATTAATTCCTCTGTCAACAATGAAAGAGCTGCTTATGGCACAGACGGTGCTAAGCTCGACGAATTGGTCGCTCTAGATGTCAGCGACCTCACTTGGGAAGCGGGTGCTCGCGACGTTGAGGTATTTTTCATCAACGAAGGCGCAGGCTACCGTAACCAGTTTGGGTATTCTACCGCCTCACCCACAGCGTCAGGAAATAGCGGTCTGCTCGATTTCTGGAATGACGATGTTGAGGTTGTTTGGAGCGACGTTTCCTCTCAAAACAGTATTCTCTCTAACGGAGACGGCCCTCTAGCGCTGGGTCAGGGTTACATGGTTGGAGATGTCGCTGCTGGGGACACCGTTAACTTCTTCCTGCGCAACCCTCACAGCAAGGTCTTTGACGGGTTGAGCGCTGACAGCACTCGCAATGGTGATGGCCTGCAGCATGTGACTACCTACCAGTATGGTGAATTCCTGGTGTTGGCTTACGAAGACATCTACGGTGGTGGTGATAAGGACTACAACGACGTTGTGATTGCAGTGAAGGGTTTAACAGATACTGAAACTGCTGACGTTCCTGAGCCTGGTAGTGCTCTAGCACTGCTTGGTCTGGGTGTTGTAGGCACTGTGATTCGCCGTAAGCAGGCTAATCGCGCATAG
- a CDS encoding type IV pilus twitching motility protein PilT — translation MSAESQRPPASRRMPPPPPPGRAAQASGRSTAPPPPPGHRGAPPPPAASGRSRLTLEKIVREAFDKGFSDVHLGVGEVPRFRDRGQIVPTDYPVITDAVFYGWLEEILRPEEIQQFKQTLDFDGAAQFEFSRIRINIFDTLLGPALVIRLIPNKILTIEQLGLPPVLRDVCHYHKGLVLVTGPTGSGKSTTLAAMIDYINKEMPRNIITIEDPIEFVHVSQKCLIKQREVGRNTLQFGNALRASLREDPDIILVGEMRDKETVNTALKAAQTGHLVMGTLHTNSAVKTVERILNMYEPDQQAPVRVSIAESLVAVVAQGLCRTTDGKRAAFHDILINTDAIKDYIMRGDLDEVEALIPKCTFDGMCTMNQSLYTLYEAGRITEETALEMSPRQNEMAQMLRGRI, via the coding sequence ATGTCTGCTGAGTCTCAACGTCCACCAGCTTCACGGCGTATGCCCCCACCCCCACCGCCAGGGAGGGCAGCTCAAGCGTCTGGTCGATCAACCGCACCACCCCCACCACCGGGACATCGAGGAGCCCCTCCTCCTCCAGCCGCGAGTGGGCGCAGCAGATTGACATTGGAGAAAATCGTCCGAGAGGCTTTTGATAAAGGGTTTTCTGATGTCCATTTAGGCGTTGGGGAAGTGCCTCGCTTCCGCGATAGAGGACAAATCGTACCTACGGATTATCCTGTCATCACCGATGCCGTTTTTTATGGCTGGCTAGAGGAAATCTTAAGGCCTGAGGAAATTCAGCAGTTTAAACAGACGCTTGATTTTGATGGTGCGGCTCAGTTTGAGTTCTCGCGTATTCGGATCAACATCTTCGACACATTGCTAGGGCCAGCCTTAGTGATCCGTCTGATTCCCAACAAAATCTTGACGATTGAGCAACTGGGTTTGCCTCCGGTGTTGCGAGATGTTTGCCACTATCACAAGGGGCTAGTGTTGGTGACCGGTCCAACGGGTTCTGGTAAATCCACAACCCTGGCAGCCATGATTGATTACATCAATAAGGAGATGCCCAGGAACATTATTACGATTGAGGATCCGATTGAATTTGTTCATGTGAGCCAAAAATGCTTGATCAAACAGAGAGAAGTGGGCCGTAACACGCTCCAGTTTGGAAATGCTTTGAGAGCCTCTCTGAGAGAAGACCCCGATATCATCCTCGTTGGTGAAATGCGGGATAAAGAAACGGTGAATACGGCGCTGAAAGCGGCTCAAACCGGTCACTTGGTGATGGGAACTCTACACACCAATAGCGCAGTGAAAACGGTTGAGCGAATTTTGAATATGTACGAACCGGATCAGCAAGCTCCAGTGCGTGTCTCTATTGCAGAATCATTGGTGGCGGTCGTTGCCCAAGGGCTCTGCCGCACAACAGATGGGAAGCGAGCAGCCTTCCATGACATCTTGATCAATACCGATGCCATCAAGGACTACATTATGCGGGGTGATCTGGACGAAGTGGAGGCACTGATCCCGAAATGTACCTTTGATGGCATGTGTACGATGAATCAATCTTTATACACCCTGTATGAAGCAGGCCGCATTACCGAAGAAACTGCCTTGGAGATGTCTCCTCGGCAGAATGAGATGGCTCAGATGTTAAGAGGGCGGATTTAG
- the asnB gene encoding asparagine synthase (glutamine-hydrolyzing) → MCGIGGVMYADPRYPVSPDVLVGMAAIQHHRGPDGFGYRILSDRAVGFTHARLSIIDLDPERGRQPFLSANGQYLITQNGEFYDYKRLRADLTSRGYRFQTKSDTELVLHLTERFGLDGALPCLRGEFAFALYERRSDRLSLVRDRFGIKPLYWTRIPAGLVFGSEIKVILAHPAVQARFSSEGLYHQLMQTMVPGTTCFEGIYAVEPGQKVIVQRREGRLNIQTEQYWDLDFPNEGDRNLHLTETDYIEALRHYFVEAIQLRLEADVPVACYLSGGIDSCSILGVAAACQQSPVKAFTIGFDDSDYDETAIAREMAKTVGADQDILSIKGTQLYDHFARTIWHTERSIYNTFTVAKLLMSQHVRDSGYKVVVTGEGSDELFAGYPQLRLDMIRYGMEGASPAERADLEAWLAASNRLFKGNLLAEQPLNDPALTALVGFTPSCLQSWLSSAAHVPALLHPHHRVVLSSYEPGRALAAALNPEQLGDRHPLDKAQYVWIKTQFESQVLGWAGDRVDMANSLEARPAFLDHPLVEFAVTLPPSMRLRGRQDKYILRETMRELLPETLYRRQKFAFMAPPSHTDTVKQQAMRSLADTYLSQDQIDQTGLLDAEAVQTILQRHGDETTPGSERVQLDALINHLLSVQILHHHFVATDVTKLAQTQAHNCQWSTQKVPAANL, encoded by the coding sequence ATGTGCGGAATTGGTGGAGTAATGTACGCAGATCCGAGATACCCCGTTTCCCCCGACGTATTAGTGGGCATGGCAGCCATTCAGCATCACCGGGGCCCAGACGGGTTTGGGTATCGTATTCTCAGCGATCGCGCTGTAGGGTTTACCCATGCTCGACTATCTATTATTGATCTAGATCCAGAGCGGGGTCGCCAGCCCTTTCTATCTGCGAATGGCCAATACTTAATTACCCAGAATGGTGAGTTTTATGATTACAAACGTCTACGGGCTGACCTCACCTCAAGGGGATATCGGTTTCAGACCAAGAGTGACACAGAATTAGTCCTCCATTTGACCGAACGATTTGGGTTAGATGGAGCGTTGCCCTGTCTGCGTGGAGAATTTGCCTTTGCCCTCTACGAACGGCGGTCTGATCGGTTAAGCCTCGTGCGCGATCGCTTTGGCATTAAACCCCTCTATTGGACCCGAATTCCAGCAGGTTTGGTATTCGGGTCAGAGATCAAAGTTATTTTGGCGCATCCTGCTGTACAGGCCCGATTTTCATCTGAGGGGCTCTACCATCAGCTGATGCAAACGATGGTGCCGGGAACCACCTGCTTTGAGGGCATCTATGCTGTTGAACCTGGACAAAAGGTGATTGTTCAGCGACGGGAGGGGAGGCTCAATATTCAGACTGAGCAATATTGGGATCTTGACTTCCCCAATGAGGGAGACCGCAACCTGCACCTGACAGAAACAGACTATATCGAAGCGCTCCGCCATTATTTTGTCGAGGCAATCCAACTCCGATTAGAGGCTGATGTTCCGGTTGCCTGCTACCTCTCAGGCGGTATTGACTCTTGCTCAATCTTGGGGGTGGCGGCAGCCTGTCAACAATCACCTGTCAAAGCTTTCACCATTGGGTTTGATGACAGCGATTACGATGAAACTGCGATCGCCCGTGAAATGGCAAAAACCGTAGGGGCTGACCAAGATATTCTGTCCATTAAGGGCACCCAACTTTACGATCACTTTGCAAGGACTATCTGGCATACCGAACGCAGTATTTACAACACGTTTACCGTTGCCAAGCTGCTCATGAGCCAGCATGTGCGGGATTCAGGTTACAAAGTTGTCGTCACTGGCGAAGGGTCTGATGAGTTATTTGCAGGGTATCCTCAACTGCGACTCGATATGATTCGCTATGGCATGGAGGGCGCCTCCCCTGCAGAACGTGCTGACTTAGAGGCCTGGTTGGCAGCCAGTAATCGTCTCTTTAAGGGCAATCTGCTCGCAGAACAACCACTGAATGATCCTGCATTGACAGCGCTGGTAGGGTTTACACCCAGCTGTTTGCAGTCTTGGCTGTCGTCTGCTGCCCATGTGCCGGCCTTGCTACATCCTCATCATCGGGTCGTCTTGAGCAGTTATGAACCGGGTCGAGCCTTGGCAGCCGCCCTAAACCCAGAACAGCTGGGTGATCGTCATCCATTAGACAAGGCCCAATATGTGTGGATCAAAACTCAATTTGAATCTCAAGTGCTGGGATGGGCTGGAGATCGGGTGGATATGGCCAATTCCCTGGAAGCCCGCCCAGCATTTCTCGATCACCCGCTCGTAGAATTTGCTGTGACCCTGCCTCCATCCATGCGTCTACGCGGTCGGCAAGACAAATACATTCTGCGAGAAACGATGCGAGAATTGCTGCCCGAGACCCTATATAGGCGGCAAAAGTTTGCCTTTATGGCCCCACCTTCTCATACTGACACTGTAAAGCAGCAAGCCATGCGCTCTCTAGCTGACACCTACTTGTCCCAAGACCAAATTGACCAAACTGGCCTGCTAGATGCAGAAGCTGTGCAAACAATCCTCCAGCGTCATGGAGATGAGACTACGCCAGGTTCAGAACGAGTCCAGCTTGATGCGCTCATTAATCATTTACTGAGTGTCCAAATTTTGCACCATCACTTTGTGGCTACCGACGTGACTAAACTGGCTCAGACCCAGGCTCACAATTGCCAGTGGTCAACTCAGAAGGTGCCAGCAGCCAATCTTTAA
- the psbA gene encoding photosystem II q(b) protein, which yields MTTTLQRRESATLWEQFCQWVTSTENRLYVGWFGVLMIPTLLAATACYVIAFVAAPPVDIDGIREPVAGSLMYGNNIISGAVVPSSNAIGLHFYPIWEAASLDEWLYNGGPYQFVIFHFLVGVFCYMGREWELSYRLGMRPWICVAYSAPVAAASAVFLIYPLGQGSFSDGMPLGISGTFNFMLVFQAEHNILMHPFHMMGVAAVFGGSLFSAMHGSLVTSSLVRETTENESQNYGYKFGQEEETYNIVAAHGYFGRLIFQYASFNNSRSLHFFLGAWPVIGIWFTALGISTMAFNLNGFNFNQSVLDSQGRVIGTWADVINRANLGMEVMHERNAHNFPLDLAAAEAPEIIG from the coding sequence ATGACGACTACACTACAGCGGCGCGAAAGCGCCACCCTGTGGGAGCAGTTTTGTCAGTGGGTGACCAGCACCGAGAACCGCCTGTATGTGGGCTGGTTCGGCGTGCTGATGATCCCCACCCTGCTGGCAGCCACTGCTTGCTACGTGATTGCTTTCGTAGCAGCTCCCCCCGTCGACATCGACGGCATCCGTGAGCCCGTTGCAGGCTCCTTGATGTACGGCAACAACATCATCTCCGGTGCTGTTGTGCCGTCCTCCAACGCCATTGGTCTGCACTTCTACCCCATCTGGGAAGCCGCTTCCCTCGATGAGTGGTTGTACAACGGTGGTCCCTACCAGTTCGTGATCTTCCACTTCCTGGTTGGCGTCTTCTGCTACATGGGTCGTGAGTGGGAACTCTCCTACCGTCTCGGCATGCGTCCTTGGATTTGTGTCGCATACTCCGCCCCCGTGGCAGCAGCTTCTGCTGTGTTCTTGATCTATCCCTTGGGTCAGGGTTCCTTCTCTGACGGCATGCCGCTGGGCATCTCCGGCACCTTCAACTTCATGTTGGTGTTCCAGGCAGAGCACAACATTCTGATGCACCCCTTCCACATGATGGGTGTAGCAGCAGTGTTCGGCGGTTCCTTGTTCTCCGCCATGCACGGTTCTTTGGTGACCTCCTCCTTGGTGCGTGAGACCACCGAGAACGAGTCTCAGAACTACGGCTACAAGTTTGGTCAAGAGGAAGAGACCTACAACATCGTGGCAGCTCACGGCTACTTTGGTCGCCTGATCTTCCAATATGCGTCCTTCAACAACAGCCGTTCCTTGCACTTCTTCTTGGGTGCATGGCCTGTAATCGGCATCTGGTTCACCGCTCTGGGCATCAGCACCATGGCGTTCAACCTGAATGGGTTTAACTTCAACCAGTCCGTCCTGGATTCTCAGGGTCGTGTGATTGGCACCTGGGCTGACGTGATCAACCGCGCCAACCTGGGGATGGAAGTGATGCATGAGCGTAATGCTCACAACTTCCCGCTCGACCTGGCTGCTGCTGAGGCTCCCGAAATCATCGGCTAG
- the cofG gene encoding 7,8-didemethyl-8-hydroxy-5-deazariboflavin synthase subunit CofG produces MAVLEYEEITYSPALTLVPTYECFNRCRYCNFRVNPHADEWMSLGEAKERLQAASLHGVIEILVLSGEVHPQSPRRSAWLQRIYDICQLALQMGFLPHTNVGPLSSSEMAQLKQVNVSMGLMLEQVTPHLLTGVHRHAPSKVPAVRLQQLEQAGKLKIPFTTGLLLGIGESIQDRIDTLLAIADCHRQWGHIQEVILQPYQPGTHQTEVRNPFPADELAHFVQTARAYLPQEIVLQIPPNLVTAEGYIIAAIANGARDLGGLSPIDEVNPDYPHPTEKSLAELLKPAGWRLSSRLPVYPQYDDWLTTPLQSLVRQWRQRLQR; encoded by the coding sequence ATGGCAGTACTGGAATATGAAGAGATCACGTATAGTCCTGCACTGACGTTGGTTCCTACTTATGAATGCTTTAATCGATGTCGTTATTGCAACTTTCGGGTCAATCCTCACGCTGATGAATGGATGTCTCTGGGAGAAGCTAAGGAGCGACTACAGGCAGCTAGCCTGCATGGCGTGATTGAGATCCTTGTTCTCAGTGGAGAAGTTCACCCTCAGAGTCCTCGTCGGTCAGCTTGGCTACAGCGGATCTATGACATCTGCCAATTAGCACTCCAGATGGGTTTTTTGCCCCATACCAATGTGGGCCCCCTCAGCTCCTCCGAAATGGCTCAGTTAAAACAGGTCAATGTGTCTATGGGGTTAATGCTTGAGCAGGTCACACCCCACCTTTTAACGGGTGTGCACCGTCATGCCCCCAGTAAAGTCCCTGCCGTGCGCTTACAGCAGTTAGAACAGGCTGGAAAACTAAAAATTCCATTTACGACAGGGTTACTGTTGGGGATTGGCGAGTCTATTCAAGACCGTATTGACACTCTGTTAGCGATCGCGGATTGTCACCGTCAATGGGGACATATTCAAGAGGTTATTTTGCAACCTTACCAGCCAGGTACCCATCAAACAGAAGTTAGAAATCCCTTTCCAGCCGATGAGCTAGCGCATTTTGTTCAAACCGCCCGTGCCTACTTACCCCAAGAAATTGTTCTCCAAATTCCGCCGAATCTGGTCACAGCAGAAGGGTATATTATTGCTGCGATCGCCAATGGAGCCAGAGATCTCGGAGGGCTAAGCCCTATCGATGAAGTCAACCCTGATTATCCTCATCCCACGGAAAAATCCCTGGCTGAACTCCTAAAACCTGCTGGGTGGAGATTAAGTTCTAGGCTGCCCGTATATCCTCAATACGATGACTGGCTAACAACTCCTCTGCAAAGTTTAGTCAGGCAATGGCGTCAACGCCTACAGAGGTAA
- a CDS encoding circadian clock KaiB family protein, which translates to MVAPQTFKGIAVFTPGGDLVYCRDRQKHAQWHLNLCAALQEYLGLVESPHFLVPCFTATVDCWVDTTTQSFNLVAEAYPFVHQYQGLLNALFELGHVEWQRINPHPEHRSLSVFDTYYPRFPQLWENHDLILDISPEVEGEADASAIRTHQSYATGPILRLFVSGHSAMTEQILKTLQGVLEGSRYRPYTLQVIDVSKHPEKAEADQVSATPTLVRVLPQPTRRLVGELNNPRAILSLLSDL; encoded by the coding sequence ATGGTCGCCCCTCAGACGTTCAAAGGCATTGCAGTCTTTACACCGGGGGGCGACCTTGTTTATTGCCGAGATCGACAAAAGCATGCACAGTGGCACCTGAACCTCTGTGCTGCTCTACAAGAGTATTTGGGGCTGGTGGAGTCGCCCCACTTCTTGGTTCCGTGCTTTACGGCAACGGTAGATTGCTGGGTAGATACGACGACGCAATCATTCAATCTTGTGGCCGAAGCCTATCCCTTTGTCCATCAATATCAAGGACTTTTGAACGCGCTGTTCGAATTAGGTCATGTTGAGTGGCAGCGCATTAATCCTCATCCAGAACATCGCAGTCTTTCTGTTTTTGACACATACTATCCTCGTTTTCCCCAGCTGTGGGAAAACCATGACCTGATCTTAGATATCTCACCTGAAGTTGAAGGGGAAGCCGATGCATCGGCCATACGGACTCATCAGTCTTATGCAACAGGTCCCATTTTGCGCCTCTTTGTCTCAGGGCACTCAGCAATGACCGAGCAAATTCTGAAGACGCTTCAAGGGGTGTTAGAAGGGTCGCGATATCGCCCATACACGCTGCAAGTGATTGATGTCTCCAAGCACCCTGAAAAAGCAGAAGCCGATCAAGTTTCTGCAACCCCTACCCTAGTCAGAGTTTTGCCACAACCAACACGGCGACTTGTCGGAGAGTTAAATAACCCAAGGGCAATTTTAAGCTTACTGAGTGATCTTTAA
- a CDS encoding DUF1028 domain-containing protein: MTFSIVAWDPHTGMTGVAVATKHLAVGALVPHAKAGVGAIATQAQTNPLLGIWGLRLLESRMNAEADRLSIPVDTVLDMLLQNDDDRSQRQVHLVDHQGHTAAWTGQHCVDWAGHLTFPHFSVAGNMLRGEKTLLAMADAYQTSQSISFSERLLRALEAGDAAGGDKRGRQSAALYVVKDEVYPHLDLRVDNHTNPIAELRTLFSEAHKDYYQSFRQTMPANQQLQFKVEPIWLRKVV; this comes from the coding sequence ATGACATTCTCTATCGTTGCTTGGGATCCGCACACTGGGATGACGGGCGTGGCTGTTGCAACGAAGCATCTAGCAGTCGGGGCCTTGGTTCCCCATGCAAAAGCAGGGGTGGGCGCGATCGCGACGCAGGCCCAGACCAACCCTTTGTTAGGCATTTGGGGGCTGCGGCTACTAGAAAGCCGCATGAATGCTGAAGCCGATCGGCTAAGCATTCCGGTCGATACCGTGTTGGATATGCTCCTGCAAAATGATGATGATCGCAGCCAGCGCCAAGTCCACCTGGTCGATCATCAAGGGCATACAGCTGCTTGGACAGGGCAACACTGCGTTGATTGGGCAGGGCACTTAACCTTTCCCCATTTTTCAGTAGCGGGCAACATGCTGAGAGGGGAAAAGACGCTGCTGGCCATGGCTGATGCGTATCAAACTAGCCAGTCCATCAGTTTTTCTGAGCGGCTGCTCCGGGCGTTAGAAGCCGGAGATGCGGCAGGGGGAGACAAGCGCGGTCGCCAGTCTGCCGCTCTGTATGTGGTTAAAGACGAAGTCTACCCTCACCTTGATTTGCGAGTTGATAACCACACCAACCCCATTGCAGAACTGCGAACCCTTTTTTCAGAAGCCCATAAGGACTACTATCAGTCTTTCCGACAAACGATGCCTGCGAATCAGCAGTTGCAGTTTAAGGTTGAACCCATCTGGCTGCGCAAAGTGGTTTAA